From Daucus carota subsp. sativus chromosome 6, DH1 v3.0, whole genome shotgun sequence:
aaggaatacaacgatcatgagattctcgtgtttatgaaacacggaattaattatggattttcgatattcaatgagaggaagattccgtcggatttggggtttttaagtatagccattgtgccaacacctcaggtcgggttttcaaccaatcaaagagtattgatttgaaatatttaattcaaggaaaaattgaggatctctttatgacaggatcatggtcgttttaataaaatccctaattaaaatattaagttaatcagatgccttccaatgattaatactcgtcaagatctagattgaaagaagtaggtttgccaaagcaaagtgctttaatcaatcatgggaagacgtgataagtaaatgtacttagttattgaattattgggtctaacttaactaaaccatcacaataggattgtgggtttagaggcatagagtttggtgagatttattacataaatatgtgcaaagggttgctccaccaaactatccaagagttatatttgatataattgacaaatgttgtctacctaaatagtcatgttttgagggtattagcccacgctaacttaaaacatggatgaaatatggatcttggctcactagaaagatttgcagaaatgctttccgaattaatagttagggctattgatttgaacaaaatagtgggagatatatattttgaatatatatttataatcacttgaacataatttaataaacatctgtaaactaatttatcttatgcatttgaaatattgtagatatccaatggcaaataattcaaacaacttctctgtacgatcagtccttgagaaggacaagctgacaggaaccaacttccttgactggcaaaggaatttgaggattgtcctcaaacaagagcgcaagctctatgtcatagatattcctcgccctacacctctcgctgaaggatcaacccgtgctcagcatactgcttatcagaagcatatcgatgatgacacggatgttcaatgtctcatgttagcgaccatgagtgctgaacttcagaaacaacatgagaatatggattcttatgatatgattgagcaccttaagcgtatgtttgagggacaggctcgtcaggagaggtttgatactttcaaatctttgaatgcttgtaagcagggtgaacgtgatccggtaggaccgcatgttctgaagatgatagggtatattgattatcttgaaaaattgggtgccccgattggtccggagcaccaaattgatctgatcttgcaatctctaaacaataactattctcagtttgtaatgaattacaatatgaatgagataaacaagaaccccgccgaattgttggcaatgttgaaaactgctgaaaccaacattcagaaggtgtcccctactcccatattgatggtgaataaggggaaggccaaaggaaagggtaaatggaaaggcaagaagaagatgggatCTAATTCTAATGCCAATCCGAAACCTGGTCCGACTAAGGCCTTGAAACCGAAAGGTGGTGTTCAGAAGGATGGTGATTGTCACTATTGCAAGAAACCAGGTCATTGGAAGAGGAActgtcatgcttatttggaggatctgaagaagaagaaggctgctgccgcttctgattcaggtatttatgttatagaagtcaatttgtctacttcaacatcttgggtattagatactggatgtggttctcacatttgtatTAATGTGCAGGAACTACAGGGAAGTAGGCCATTGGCAAAGGGAGAAGTCGACCTACGAGTtggcaatggagcaaaagttgctgctatagctgtagggacttatcatttatcgttgcccactgggcttattttagaacttgagaattgtttttacgtgcctgcaatttgcagaaacattatttcagtttcttgtttggacaagataggttttgctttttcaattcagaacaatagttgttccttttctttgaataatgttacctatggggttgcacgtttatttaacggtttatatgttcttgacttggatactcccatctataatgtgaataataaacgacttaaaactgatgactcaaataaaacatacctctggcactgtcgtttaggccatataaatgagaagcgcatttccaagttacataaggatggatacttggataagtttgattttgaatcatacgaagcatgcgaaccatgtctcattggaaaaatgactaaagcacctttcacaggacaaggtgagagggccactgagagattggaactaatacatagtgatgtatgtggtccaatgcgaactatggcaagaggtggcttttactacttcataacatttactgatgatttcagtagatatggatatgtgtatcttatgaagaataaatccgattcttttgaaaagttcaaagagtacaaagctgaagtagaaaagcaaactactaaaagtattaagactctacgatcagatcgtggaggtgaatacttaagccaagaatttaagaatttcttaaaagagtgtggtattgtatcacaacttactcctcctggaacaccacaatggaatggagtttccgagaggaggaatcgtaccttgttggacatggtgcgatcaatgatgagtcatgcagatcttccaattagtttttggggctatgccctagagacggctgcctatacacttaaccgagttcctactaaaacggtccagaacactccatatgagatatggactgagaaacgacatagcatgtcatttatgaaaatttggggatgtgaggcgtttgtgaaacgtcaaaattctgacaagctaggacctaagtctgataaatgtaattttgtgggatacccaattgaaacaagaggttattcattctataatccttctgagaacaaagtgtttgttgctcgaaccgctgtgtttcttgaaagagagatgctttctaagaaaaacagtgggaggataatagatctcgatgaagttcgagaaccacatgataacattgaaccagagcaggaacctgagcaggatgtacatcaaaatactgagagtaatcctgttccggaaacacaggttgttcgtagatctagtagggttcgccatgagccagagagatattatggttttctcttgactcaaactggtgatgtgatgcttatggataatgatgagcctctaacctacaaagatgctaagaacactccagattccaagagatggcttgatgccatgaaatctgagatggattccatgtatgaaaaccaagtatggactttggttgatttacccgagggagttaaacctatcgagtgtaaatgggttttcaaaaagaaaaccgacatggatggaaatgttcagacctataaggcacgactagttgcaaaaggtttcagacagattcatggtattgactatgatgaaaccttctcaccagttgctatggtcaaatccatcaggattttgcttgcaatagctgcttactatgactacgaaatctggcagatggatgtcaaaaccgccttcttgaatggaagcctagaagaggatgtgtatatgacacaacctgaaggttttgtcgatccgagatttcccaaaatggtttgtaagttgcgacgatctatatacggattgaagcaagcctcaaggagatggaatattcgttttgatgaaacagtcaaagagtttggcttcattcaaaatgaagatgagccttgtgtttacaagaaagtgagtgggagccatgtggcattcctagtgctatatgtggatgacatattactaatggggaatgacataccttctttacagg
This genomic window contains:
- the LOC135147330 gene encoding uncharacterized protein LOC135147330, producing the protein MHLKYCRYPMANNSNNFSVRSVLEKDKLTGTNFLDWQRNLRIVLKQERKLYVIDIPRPTPLAEGSTRAQHTAYQKHIDDDTDVQCLMLATMSAELQKQHENMDSYDMIEHLKRMFEGQARQERFDTFKSLNACKQGERDPVGPHVLKMIGYIDYLEKLGAPIGPEHQIDLILQSLNNNYSQFVMNYNMNEINKNPAELLAMLKTAETNIQKVSPTPILMVNKGKAKGKGKWKGKKKMGSNSNANPKPGPTKALKPKGGVQKDGDCHYCKKPGHWKRNCHAYLEDLKKKKAAAASDSGTTGK